One Oryza sativa Japonica Group chromosome 8, ASM3414082v1 DNA window includes the following coding sequences:
- the LOC4345680 gene encoding Golgi SNAP receptor complex member 1-1: MEASSWDALRKQARRLEAQLDDQMSAYRKLISMKSDGSENDIESDIERSLKQLQQVNSQMQTWVSSGGSEVLSHTLTRHMEILQDLTQEFYRLRSSLRAKQQHASLLDLRDFDRAKFDVEEGADSDQALLKEQAAISRSTGQMDTVISQAQATLGTLMLQRSTFGGITTKISNVSSRLPTINQILSSIKRKKSMDTIILSLVASVCAFLIFIYWMSK, translated from the exons atggaggcGTCTTCCTGGGACGCCCTCCGCAAGCAG GCAAGGAGGCTAGAAGCTCAGTTAGATGACCAAATGAGTGCTTACCGTAAATTGATTTCCATGAAATCTGATGGTTCTGAGAATGATATCGAGTCCGATATAGAAAGATCGCTGAAGCAACTTCAGCAAGTAAATTCTCAAATGCAGACATGGGTATCATCAGGAGGCTCAGAAGTCCTTTCTCATACATTGACTCGTCATATGGAGATATTGCAAGACCTTACACAG GAATTCTATCGCCTCCGATCAAGCCTTAGAGCAAAGCAACAACATGCTTCTCTTCTTGACTTGAGAGATTTTGACAGAGCGAAGTTTGATGTTGAAGAGGGTGCTGACTCTGATCAAGCTCTGCTCAAAGAACAAGCTGCGATCAGCAGGAGTACTGGGCAG ATGGATACCGTGATATCACAAGCTCAAGCTACATTAGGCACACTTATGTTGCAACGATCAACATTTGGTGGTATTACTACGAAGATAAGCAACGTTAGCAGTCGGCTCCCTACG ATTAATCAAATTCTTTCATCCATCAAAAGAAAGAAATCGATGGACACCATTATTCTATCCCTGGTTGCATCTGTTTGTGCATTTCTTATTTTTATCTATTGGATGTCAAAGTAA
- the LOC4345678 gene encoding uncharacterized protein, which translates to MPSAIAACFRCAPSAAAAASAASGPAGPSLATSVYETHLGLAALSWTRTSLGLSLRAVLRLSSPATAASVGTCFDEDADEETLAFRVRPWLLWRRRGTRRFRAAGDRRVDLAWDLTRARFPGSGSPEPSSGFFVAVVVDGEMVLAAGDLSDAAYRRTRARRPAGPRPVLLSRREHVAMRDAGRGGRGHRSWVTVRGKEREISVDLVSRGRGRDTGSSGSSSREKDRADVGLSVSIDGERVLHVRRLRWKFRGSERVDLGGGDRVQLSWDLHNWLFPQREPPTTDAAAHAHAHAVFVFRFDLGGGGEEASEHAKALCDKAPRRDAAGILRGYFARWGQKDWSETGSERRKRGRGRRLAKASSSSSASVASSTASWASGSTVMDWASPEEAEMQRGDGFSLLIYAWKS; encoded by the coding sequence atGCCGTCCGCGATCGCGGCGTGCTTCCGCTGCGcgccgtccgcggcggcggcggcgtcggcggcgtccggcCCCGCGGGGCCCAGCCTGGCGACCTCCGTCTACGAGACCCacctcggcctcgccgcgctGTCCTGGACGCGCACCTCCCTCGGCCTATCcctccgcgccgtgctccgcctCTCGTCCCCGGCCACCGCGGCGTCTGTGGGGACGTGCTTCGAcgaggacgccgacgaggagacCCTGGCCTTCCGCGTCCGCCCCTGGCTCctctggcggcggcgcgggacgagGCGGTTCCGCGCCGCCGGGGACCGACGCGTCGACCTGGCGTGGGACCTCACCCGCGCGCGCTTCCCGGGCTCGGGTTCGCCCGAGCCTTCCTCGGGGttcttcgtcgccgtcgtcgtcgacggcgagatGGTCCTCGCCGCGGGGGATTTGTCAGACGCCGCCTACCGCAGGACGCGGGCAAGGCGCCCCGCCGGCCCGCGCCCCGTGCTGCTCTCCCGGCGCGAGCACGTCGCCATGCGcgacgccggccgcggcgggcgcgggcacCGGAGCTGGGTGACCGTGCGTGGCAAGGAGCGGGAGATCTCCGTGGATCTCGTGTCCCGCGGCCGGGGCAGGGACACGgggagcagcggcagcagcagcagggagaAGGACAGGGCGGACGTCGGCTTGTCCGTCTCCATCGACGGGGAGCGCGTGCTTCACGTCCGGCGGTTGCGCTGGAAGTTCCGCGGCAGCGAGCGTgtcgacctcggcggcggcgaccgtgtCCAGCTCTCCTGGGACCTCCACAACTGGCTCTTCCCCCAACGCGAGCCTCCCACCACGGACGCCGCGgcgcacgcgcacgcgcacgcggTGTTCGTCTTCCGGttcgacctcggcggcggcggcgaggaggcgtcAGAGCACGCCAAGGCTCTCTGCGACAAGGCCCCGAGGAGAGACGCCGCCGGCATTCTGAGAGGCTACTTCGCGCGGTGGGGGCAAAAGGACTGGAGCGAGACCggcagcgagaggaggaagagggggagaggccggcggctggccaaggcgagctcctcctcgtcggcgtccgtCGCCTCGTCGACGGCGTCGTGGGCCAGCGGCTCCACCGTCATGGACTGGGCGAGCCCCGAGGAGGCCGAGATGCAGCGCGGCGATGGCTTCTCCCTCCTGATCTACGCATGGAAATCatag
- the LOC4345679 gene encoding uncharacterized protein At2g39795, mitochondrial, with the protein MARRLLRLRAHAAGLSQRLAPRLLPSRPYISDMRRSAFSDRLLRSLRSEISSRRAPSPPPSAAPFAVDDRPGEQWIRLRRAFGGDDDDEKEEVRVDATMVDGATAPTRSGEVAGAGPDDAAGPQLRMHISVNVEVTKAARRDLALTFECSAWPDEMEVERVYPVRRGGPAAAQQYMGRQFSELDDEMQSTVHDYLEHRGVNDELAAFLHSYMENKEQTELVRWFKNVECFIKK; encoded by the exons atggCACGGCggctgctccgcctccgcgcccacgccgccggcttGTCCCAGCGCCTCGccccccgcctcctcccctcgcgCCCGTACATCTCCGACATGCGCCGCTCCGCCTTCTccgaccgcctcctccgctccctccgctccgagatctcctcccgccgcgcgcccTCGCCCCCGCCCTCCGCGGCGCCCTTCGCCGTCGACGACCGCCCGGGCGAGCAGTGGATCCGGCTGCGCCGCGCGTTcggtggtgatgatgatgatgagaaggAGGAGGTCAGGGTGGACGCCACCATGGTGGACGGCGCCACGGCGCCCACACGCTCCGGGGAGGTCGCGGGTGCGGggcccgacgacgccgccggcccGCAGCTCAGGATGCACATCAGCGTCAACGTCGAGGTCACCAAGGCCGCGCGGCGTGACCTGGCGCTCACCTTCGAGTGCTCGGCGTGGCCCGATGAAATGGAGGTGGAGAGGGTCTACCCCGTCCGCcgcggcgggccggcggcggcgcagcagtaCATGGGCCGCCAGTTCAG TGAGTTGGATGACGAGATGCAAAGCACGGTACATGATTACTTGGAGCATCGAGGGGTGAACGATGAGCTTGCCGCATTCCTGCACTCATACATGGAAAACAAGGAGCAGACAGAACTGGTCCGGTGGTTTAAGAATGTGGAGTGCTTCATAAAAAAGTAG
- the LOC4345683 gene encoding probable CCR4-associated factor 1 homolog 7 encodes MAAAAAACVESPDEGVEIREVWAGNLEAEIAAIRDEVDRYPYVAMDTEFPGIVCRPVGNFRTTDEFNYANLEANVNMLKLIQLGLTLSDEGGDLPRRGTGGRRCIWQFNFRGFDPRTDPSNADSIQMLRTCGIDFDRFAAEGADPIRFAELLMSSGVVLNADVQWITFHSGYDFGYLLRLLTGRNLPDNMPAFFDLIRIYFPVLYDIKHLMRFCSNLHGGLSRLGELLDVKRVGTCHQAGSDSLLTLGCYNKIKEVYFKGSTEKHAGVLYGLVIEDGVNRPPPTQPNE; translated from the coding sequence atggccgccgccgccgcagcctgcGTAGAGAGCCCCGACGAGGGCGTGGAGATCCGGGAGGTATGGGCGGGGAACCTGGAGGCGGAGATCGCGGCGATCCGCGACGAGGTCGACCGGTACCCGTACGTCGCCATGGACACGGAGTTCCCGGGCATCGTGTGCCGCCCCGTCGGCAACTTCCGCACCACCGACGAGTTCAACTACGCCAACCTCGAGGCCAACGTCAACATGCTCAAGCTCATCCAGCTCGGCCTCACCCTCTCCGACGAGGGCGGCGACCTCCCGCGGCGGGGGACGGGGGGCAGGCGCTGCATCTGGCAGTTCAACTTCCGCGGGTTCGACCCCCGGACCGACCCGTCCAACGCCGACTCCATCCAGATGCTCCGCACCTGCGGCATCGACTTCGATCGGTTCGCCGCTGAGGGGGCCGACCCGATCCGCTTCGCCGAGCTGCTCATGTCGTCGGGCGTCGTGCTCAACGCCGACGTGCAGTGGATCACCTTCCACAGCGGGTACGACTTCGGTTACCTGCTCAGGCTGCTCACCGGCCGGAACCTGCCGGACAACATGCCCGCCTTCTTTGACCTCATCAGAATCTACTTCCCGGTGCTCTACGACATCAAGCACCTCATGAGGTTCTGCAGCAACCTCCACGGCGGCCTGAGCAGGCTCGGTGAGCTTCTTGATGTCAAGCGTGTGGGGACCTGCCACCAGGCCGGCTCTGACTCGCTGTTGACCCTCGGGTGCTACAACAAGATCAAGGAGGTGTACTTCAAAGGATCGACCGAGAAGCATGCCGGTGTGTTGTATGGGCTTGTTATTGAGGATGGGGTGAACAGACCACCACCAACTCAGCCCAATGAATGA
- the LOC4345682 gene encoding poly(A)-specific ribonuclease PARN-like, translating to MAAATRAATASAARQVTKRNFAEAVQDLAAHVEACDYVAIAAQRTGAPTGWRRALPVDTPETAYLKAKLAAESFQPLHFAICPFRVDATSPSTLVAYPYNFHLFPRDELQLGMPAYSFSCQSSYLSSMAHSGFDFNMCIYDGISYLSRAQESLARERIFIPHVRQLSSSPSTSIADSVFLTRIKSRIEHWRKGYTKPCKTADGSLVNTLRQLILGSESYGSRPSFSIDVCSDRQVQLVLEAANHISDDLVPLVVPDKAGTARAVRVIFTSSPEDKNLLLMDIKKMEDEHNLKFRGFREVIDLLSSSQKPIISYNFLNDFTMIHSKFVAPLPPNLHEFMCSLRMVFSNVIDISHMWREIGPLRKAKNIQGALSYLQRQYFVPMDVEIPQQDGNNSVTKSGENVLRITKLFAKLSNLLKISPNGQTHSGDKCHTVEEYSYILYPSCTAEESEDDKSSNESNTTRSVRTDNVVFLWGFRETSVKELRSRLASLHHAFSKDFELRLLDNSCSALIFHSSDTAIDLLREINSESPSLNNFFSEGLKAAGFDAYRKVCRSGLWDSDLAEALDGVSSEPSTSTLSGRGTSEICWNTSLMLDLKEYLER from the exons ATGGCGGCGGCCACGCGCgccgcgacggcgtcggcggcgaggcaggtGACGAAGCGGAACTTCGCGGAGGCCGTGCAGGATCTGGCGGCCCACGTGGAGGCGTGCGACTACGTGGCCATCGCGGCGCAGAGGACGGGCGCCCCGACGGGCTGGCGGCGCGCGCTGCCGGTGGACACCCCGGAGACGGCGTACCTGAAGGCTAAGCTCGCCGCGGAGTCCTTCCAGCCGCTCCACTTCGCCATCTGCCCCTTCCGCGTTGATGCCACATCCCCTTCGACCCTCGTCGCCTATCC GTACAATTTTCATTTATTTCCCAGAGATGAGTTACAGTTGGGAATGCCTGCTTACAGTTTTTCCTGTCAATCATCTTATTTATCATCTATGGCTCATAGTGGTTTTGATTTCAATATGTGCATTTATGATG GTATATCTTATTTATCAAGGGCTCAAGAATCCTTGGCAAGGGAAAGGATATTTATCCCTCATGTTCGCCAATTATCATCGTCACCAAGCACATCCATTGCTGATTCCGTTTTTCTGACTAGAATTAAATCGAGAATAGAGCATTGGCGAAAAGGATATACAAAACCATGTAAAACAGCTGATG GTTCTCTAGTAAATACCCTTAGGCAACTGATTTTGGGTAGTGAATCGTATGGTTCAAGGCCCAGTTTCAGCATTGATGTTTGCAGTGATCGCCAAGTTCAACTGGTTTTGGAG GCAGCAAATCATATCTCTGATGACCTTGTACCTCTTGTTGTTCCGGACAAAGCTGGGACAGCTAGGGCAGTGCGTGTGATCTTCACTAGTTCTCCAGAGGATAAGAACCTTCTCCTG ATggacataaaaaaaatggaggatgAACATAATTTGAAGTTCCGTGGTTTTCGAGAAGTTATTGATCTACTATCATCTTCACAGAAACCAATTATATCTTATAATTTCTTGAATG ATTTCACAATGATACACTCCAAATTTGTTGCACCTCTTCCACCAAACTTGCATGAATTCATGTGCTCCTTGAGGATGGTATTTTCTAATGTTATTGACATCAGTCACATGTGGAGAGAAATTGGCCCTTTGAGAAAAGCGAAGAATATACAAGGTGCTCTGAGTTACCTACAAAGACAATACTTTGTGCCGATGGATGTAGAAATACCTCAGCAAG ATGGTAACAACAGTGTCACCAAAAGTGGGGAAAATGTTCTGAGAATAACAAAGTTGTTTGCTAAACTAAGTAATTTACTGAAAATCAGTCCCAATGGTCAAACTCACTCTGGTGATAAGTGTCACACAGTTGAGGAATATTCTTACATATTGTATCCGAGTTGTACGGCTGAAGAATCTGAAGATGATAAATCCAGTAATGAGTCAAATACCACCAGATCAGTGAGAACTGATAATGTTGTTTTCCTATGGGGGTTTAGGGAGACATCTGTCAAAGAACTGAGATCTCGCCTTGCAAGCTTGCATCATGCCTTCTCAAAAGATTTTGAGCTCAGATTATTGGATAACTCGTGCTCAGCTTTGATATTCCACAGTTCTGATACGGCAATAGATTTACTAAGAGAAATAAACTCGGAAAGTCCCTCTCTGAATAATTTCTTTTCGGAAGGCCTGAAAGCTGCAGGCTTTGATGCCTACAGGAAGGTTTGCAGGTCAGGGCTTTGGGATTCAGATTTAGCTGAGGCCCTGGATGGTGTTTCATCTGAACCATCTACTTCAACGCTTTCTGGGCGTGGCACCTCTGAGATATGCTGGAATACTTCGCTGATGCTAGATCTAAAGGAATATCTGGAACGCTaa
- the LOC4345681 gene encoding temperature-induced lipocalin-1, translating to MKVVRNLDLERYMGRWYEIACFPSRFQPRDGTNTRATYTLAGDGAVKVLNETWTDGRRGHIEGTAYRADPVSDEAKLKVKFYVPPFLPIFPVVGDYWVLHVDDAYSYALVGQPSLNYLWILCRQPHMDEEVYGQLVERAKEEGYDVSKLKKTAHPDPPPETEQSAGDRGVWWIKSLFGR from the exons atgaaGGTGGTGCGGAACCTCGACCTGGAGCGGTACATGGGGCGGTGGTACGAGATCGCGTGCTTCCCGTCGCGGTTCCAGCCCAGGGACGGCACCAACACGCGCGCCACCtacacgctcgccggcgacggcgccgtgaAGGTGCTCAACGAGACGTGGAccgacggccgccgcggccacatCGAGGGCACCGCCTACCGCGCCGACCCGGTCAGCGACGAGGCCAAGCTCAAGGTCAAGTTCTACGTGCCCCCGTTCCTCCCCATCTTCCCCGTCGTCGGCGACTACTGGGTGCTCCACGTCGACGACGCCTACTCCTACGCGCTCGTCGGCCAGCCCTCCCTCAACTACCTCTGG ATCTTGTGCAGGCAGCCGCACATGGACGAGGAGGTGTACGGCCAGCTGGTGGAGAGGGCCAAGGAGGAGGGGTACGACGTGAGCAAGCTGAAGAAGACGGCGCACCCGGACCCGCCGCCGGAGACCGAGCAGAGCGCCGGCGACCGCGGGGTGTGGTGGATCAAGTCCCTCTTCGGCAGGTAG